The Nocardia arthritidis genome has a window encoding:
- a CDS encoding SDR family NAD(P)-dependent oxidoreductase, giving the protein MLEFRTSPNHRRIEPVESIAGLRILLTDACSGVGRATAALLASRGARLLLVGRRGDRLVPLSEELGRVGAQVHWCRCDIAALGDVDQLTDWVLREFGSVDVLINNAGRPLCRPLAQSVDRFRDYQRTMAAEYFGPLRLTLGLLPAMLAAGSGQVINVAPENTGPTPNFAPYMSAQAAWTAFAECAAAELSAQGVQVTSVRYAGVSAAEEPDFGFDAETVARKVAAVIQVRQLRQEARMPPEAARAGVRLSRAFG; this is encoded by the coding sequence ATGCTCGAATTCCGTACCTCGCCGAATCATCGCCGCATCGAACCCGTGGAATCCATTGCGGGTCTGCGCATTCTGCTCACCGACGCCTGCTCCGGCGTCGGCCGTGCCACCGCGGCGCTCCTCGCGTCGCGCGGTGCGCGGCTGTTGCTGGTGGGTCGGCGCGGGGACCGGCTCGTCCCGCTATCCGAGGAACTCGGTCGGGTCGGCGCGCAGGTGCACTGGTGTCGCTGCGATATCGCCGCACTGGGTGACGTCGATCAATTGACCGATTGGGTGCTGCGCGAATTCGGTTCGGTCGATGTGCTGATCAACAATGCCGGCCGGCCGCTGTGCCGCCCGCTCGCGCAATCCGTCGACCGCTTCCGCGACTACCAGCGCACCATGGCCGCCGAATATTTCGGCCCGCTGCGCCTCACCCTCGGCCTGCTACCCGCCATGCTCGCCGCGGGCTCCGGACAGGTGATCAATGTCGCCCCCGAAAATACCGGCCCCACACCGAATTTCGCGCCGTATATGAGCGCGCAGGCGGCGTGGACGGCATTCGCCGAATGCGCGGCCGCCGAACTGTCTGCGCAGGGTGTGCAGGTGACCTCGGTGCGGTATGCGGGCGTGTCCGCGGCTGAGGAGCCGGATTTCGGCTTCGACGCTGAAACGGTGGCACGTAAGGTCGCGGCGGTCATCCAAGTGCGGCAGTTGCGGCAGGAGGCGCGGATGCCGCCGGAAGCGGCGCGGGCGGGCGTGCGGTTGTCGCGTGCGTTCGGGTAG